The Astyanax mexicanus isolate ESR-SI-001 chromosome 24, AstMex3_surface, whole genome shotgun sequence genome has a segment encoding these proteins:
- the tnfrsf1b gene encoding tumor necrosis factor receptor superfamily member 1B gives MEFVLQFFFLLCVFSFVSEGKAYTLPYELNGGECRNTSSEYTPTGSKLCCSKCRPGFRLHTPCTASSDTVCAKCKEGTYSDSINYHPNCFSCRTCYRNKNMEYIKTCTTESNSQCECKSGWYCSSHMRGESCTQCKRLATCSPGKGAISPGSPTTKCMDCVEGTFSNETSSRACQPHTQCEAEGKEVLHRGNATHDTVCKTLIPHTTTPTRPPPTTTTTTTTTAQTTPLGDTAPPPRRVVQPTTLPNTTLKGKPTLSDSDIILYSIIGIVAVAILLVVLLTLIVMCHRKGLGKPPVKEVIQTELALDSKMESELLLADGKTSSSSSASSTPDNQSQSTGDSQDNIHSELPSVSSQCVNFSFTATINCQLNQSQGSCSIPIRSPTQPQPQQQPPLYPQPQPQPEPETETHPPPAQPDLPLSQEEQLLRVSCEEENSKDALQSVQESGMTVC, from the exons ATGGAGTTTGTGCTGCAGTTCTTCTTCTTACTGTGTGTTTTCTCATTTGTCTCGGAGGGAAAG GCGTACACTCTGCCCTATGAACTGAATGGAGGAGAGTGCAGGAACACTTCCTCTGAATACACTCCCACGGGTTCAAAACTCTGCTGCAGCAAATGCAGGCCAG GATTTCGACTGCATACGCCATGCACTGCTTCAAGTGATACAGTCTGTGCCAAATGCAAAGAGGGAACGTACTCGGACTCAATAAATTATCACCCAAACTGCTTCAGCTGCAGAACGTGCTACCGAA ATAAAAACATGGAGTACATCAAGACCTGTACCACAGAGAGTAATTCTCAATGCGAGTGTAAGAGTGGGTGGTACTGTTCTTCACATATGCGTGGTGAATCCTGTACTCAGTGTAAAAGGCTTGCAACATGCTCCCCTGGAAAAGGAGCCATATCACCAG GATCACCTACAACAAAGTGTATGGACTGTGTTGAGGGAACGTTCTCTAATGAAACCAGTTCCAGGGCTTGCCAGCCGCACACACA GTGTGAGGCAGAGGGGAAAGAGGTGCTGCATCGTGGTAATGCCACACACGACACTGTGTGTAAGACCCTgatacctcacactaccacacccaCCCGTCcccctcccaccaccaccaccaccaccaccaccacagcacAGACAACTCCACTGGGTGACACTGCGCCTCCGCCTCGCAGAGTTGTACAACCCACCACTCTACCAAACACTACCCTGAAAGGCAAGCCCACTTTATCTGACAGCGACATCATATTATACA GTATTATAGGTATTGTTGCTGTTGCCATCCTGCTGGTGGTTTTGCTGACGTTAATTGTGATGTGTCACAGGAAAG GTTTAGGAAAACCTCCAGTCAAAGAAGTCATTCAG ACTGAACTGGCTTTAGACAGCAAGATGGAGTCTGAACTTCTGCTAGCAGACGGCAAAACGTCCTCCTCATCGTCTGCGTCTTCGACCCCTGACAACCAGAGCCAGAGCACAGGAGACAGCCAGGACAACATCCATTCAGAGCTGCCTTCAGTCTCCAGCCAGTGTGTTAACTTCAGCTTCACAGCTACCATTAACTGCCAGCTGAACCAGTCCCAGGGCTCCTGCAGCATCCCCATCCGCTCCCCGACccagcctcagcctcagcagCAGCCCCCGCTGTACCCTCAACCCCAACCCCAGCCAGAACCTGAGACTGAGACCCACCCTCCACCGGCCCAGCCTGACCTCCCCCTTTCTCAAGAAGAGCAGCTTCTCCGCGTGTCCTGCGAAGAGGAGAACAGTAAAGACGCTCTACAGTCAGTGCAAGAGAGTGGGATGACTGTGTGCTGA